One genomic segment of Erysipelotrichaceae bacterium 66202529 includes these proteins:
- a CDS encoding HAD-IC family P-type ATPase codes for MPYRMNIQEVVQETYSDLDKGLSEQEAAARLRDQGKNELLKKKKETIFQIFLEQFQDPMVIILIIGAIVSVFLKEYIDASIILTVIVLNAIIGVVQEFKAEKAIDALEKLSTPKAFVIRDGFLKEVDSKELVVGDLVELEVGGYIPADMRLVSSVNLKVEESTLTGESEAVEKDAALVYDEEINISDQRNMVFMSTYVTYGKARGIVVRTGMSSEVGKIARMLDETQEDMTPLQVRLAHLSKILGIGSVGICIAMFVVAVLQGRDLFDMLLLSISLAVAAIPEGLPAVVTIVLALGVQVMSRNNAIIRKLHAVETLGSVSVICSDKTGTLTQNKMHVVSSYANGALQNRSEELLRGFCLCNNATVQKDEILAEPTEAALMAFCEENGMHKDEQDLAYVRVNEISFDSSRKLMTTIHQHGKEYVAYTKGALEKVLELCTQVRIDGTTVRMSSYEKNRILEASRKVSSDAQRVLALAVRTLKSPHESAVESKMTFIGFAGLIDPPREEVRDSIALCHKAGIQVVMITGDHPLTAFAIARNLGIAKSEQQVITGKELDEMDEETLAQHVQSYCVYARVTPEHKVRIVNAFKKHQLVVAMSGDGVNDAPSLKNADIGIAMGKSGTDVCKQASDMILADDNFATIVEAVEQGRNIYLNIQKAVLYLLSCNLGEIMSLFLAIVCMPHVVSTLSAIQILWVNLVTDAFPALALGVDPMDKFIMEEKPRDRRESLFAHGGMIFTIMNGMFIGTITLVAFRNGLDVSPAKAQTMAFMVLSISQLFHALNLRSRTHSILEVGIMRNKWLILTIVFGVTLQIAVCQLPIFNMLLKTVPLDLRAWIMVLGMSFSIILINEISKWIAKER; via the coding sequence ATGCCTTATCGAATGAACATACAGGAAGTAGTTCAGGAAACCTACAGTGATCTGGATAAAGGGCTGAGTGAACAGGAAGCTGCCGCCAGACTCAGGGATCAGGGAAAAAATGAATTACTAAAAAAGAAAAAGGAAACAATCTTTCAGATATTTCTGGAACAGTTTCAGGATCCGATGGTTATCATTCTAATCATTGGAGCAATCGTATCTGTCTTTTTAAAGGAATATATTGATGCTTCCATTATTCTGACGGTTATTGTGTTAAATGCCATCATTGGTGTCGTACAGGAATTTAAAGCAGAAAAAGCCATTGATGCGCTGGAAAAGCTGTCTACACCGAAGGCTTTTGTCATCAGAGACGGCTTTTTAAAGGAAGTCGATTCCAAGGAGCTGGTTGTAGGAGATCTGGTGGAGCTGGAGGTAGGAGGTTACATACCGGCAGATATGCGTCTGGTATCTTCTGTTAATCTGAAGGTGGAGGAGAGTACACTGACAGGGGAAAGTGAAGCGGTGGAGAAGGATGCGGCACTTGTATATGATGAGGAAATCAATATCTCCGATCAGCGAAACATGGTATTTATGTCCACCTATGTTACATATGGAAAAGCCAGGGGAATCGTCGTACGTACCGGTATGAGCAGTGAGGTTGGAAAGATTGCCCGGATGCTGGATGAAACACAGGAGGATATGACGCCGCTGCAGGTGCGTCTTGCGCATCTGTCCAAGATTTTGGGAATCGGTTCAGTTGGCATCTGTATTGCCATGTTTGTTGTTGCAGTATTGCAGGGCAGAGACCTTTTTGATATGCTGCTGTTATCCATATCGCTTGCGGTCGCTGCCATACCGGAGGGACTTCCTGCGGTAGTAACGATCGTACTGGCACTTGGTGTTCAGGTGATGAGTCGAAACAATGCAATCATCCGCAAGCTTCATGCAGTGGAAACGCTGGGCTCAGTAAGTGTCATTTGTTCCGATAAAACAGGTACTTTGACGCAGAATAAAATGCATGTCGTTTCTTCTTATGCCAACGGTGCTTTGCAAAATCGCAGTGAGGAGCTGCTGCGCGGCTTCTGCCTGTGCAACAATGCCACGGTGCAGAAGGATGAAATTCTCGCAGAGCCGACAGAGGCCGCTTTGATGGCATTTTGTGAAGAAAACGGAATGCATAAGGATGAACAGGATCTGGCATATGTCCGGGTGAATGAGATTAGCTTTGATTCCTCAAGGAAGCTGATGACAACGATACATCAGCATGGAAAGGAGTATGTAGCCTACACAAAGGGTGCTTTGGAAAAGGTATTGGAGCTGTGTACCCAGGTGCGTATAGATGGTACCACCGTGCGTATGAGCAGCTATGAGAAGAATCGGATACTGGAGGCGAGCCGCAAGGTAAGCAGTGATGCACAGCGTGTACTTGCCCTTGCCGTACGTACCCTGAAAAGTCCGCATGAGAGTGCCGTGGAAAGCAAAATGACCTTTATCGGCTTTGCAGGTCTGATTGATCCGCCAAGGGAGGAAGTGCGTGATTCCATTGCACTGTGTCATAAAGCGGGTATTCAGGTTGTTATGATTACCGGAGATCATCCGCTGACTGCCTTTGCCATTGCCCGTAATCTGGGCATCGCAAAGAGTGAGCAACAGGTGATTACAGGAAAAGAGCTGGATGAAATGGATGAGGAAACACTGGCACAGCATGTGCAAAGCTATTGTGTCTATGCCCGTGTAACACCAGAGCATAAGGTGCGCATCGTAAACGCATTTAAGAAGCATCAGCTGGTTGTCGCAATGTCCGGAGACGGCGTGAATGATGCGCCGAGTCTGAAAAATGCCGATATCGGTATTGCTATGGGAAAAAGCGGCACGGATGTATGCAAGCAGGCTTCGGATATGATACTGGCGGATGATAACTTTGCGACAATCGTTGAGGCAGTGGAGCAGGGAAGAAACATCTATCTCAATATTCAAAAGGCGGTTCTCTATCTGCTGAGCTGCAATCTCGGGGAAATCATGTCACTGTTTCTCGCTATCGTGTGTATGCCGCATGTCGTATCCACGCTGTCTGCGATTCAGATTCTGTGGGTCAATCTGGTAACAGATGCCTTTCCGGCATTGGCGCTGGGTGTGGATCCAATGGATAAATTTATCATGGAGGAAAAGCCGCGGGACCGCAGGGAAAGCCTGTTTGCACACGGGGGAATGATATTTACCATTATGAACGGTATGTTTATCGGTACGATCACCCTGGTTGCCTTCCGCAACGGTCTGGATGTCAGTCCCGCCAAGGCACAGACGATGGCATTTATGGTTCTGTCAATATCCCAGCTGTTCCATGCGCTGAATCTGCGTTCCCGTACACATTCCATACTTGAGGTTGGCATTATGCGCAACAAATGGCTGATTCTGACCATCGTATTTGGTGTAACACTGCAAATTGCCGTATGCCAGCTTCCTATCTTCAATATGCTGTTGAAAACCGTTCCTCTGGATCTGCGTGCATGGATCATGGTTCTTGGAATGTCCTTCAGTATCATTTTAATCAATGAAATCAGTAAGTGGATAGCCAAAGAGAGGTAG
- a CDS encoding non-canonical purine NTP pyrophosphatase, with amino-acid sequence MDILVGTTNRNKVLSVESYLKGYAVNILTPGDLGLQVQINENGKTPIENAKIKALVYYRASHIPTVAFDSGLYFLDLDDEDIRQPKTHVRRVDGKTLSDEEMIAYYSKLASQFEGRLLAAYRNGCCVVYDEKHIYTYMDNKETARAFAFYLCDKPHELRTPGWPLDSISIDARSMKYFHDLEKDGDDVSRENSEPKEDAQQLHDYAFLRSFCIKAFHLQ; translated from the coding sequence ATGGATATTCTTGTAGGAACGACAAACCGCAATAAGGTGCTGTCTGTGGAAAGCTATCTGAAGGGGTATGCTGTGAACATTCTGACACCGGGTGATCTTGGTCTGCAGGTGCAGATCAATGAGAATGGAAAGACACCGATTGAAAATGCAAAAATTAAGGCGCTTGTTTATTATCGTGCTTCTCATATACCAACAGTTGCCTTTGACAGTGGTCTGTATTTTCTTGATCTGGATGATGAAGACATACGCCAGCCGAAAACACATGTGCGCCGGGTAGATGGCAAAACGCTGAGCGATGAGGAGATGATTGCCTACTATAGCAAGCTCGCATCACAGTTTGAAGGACGTCTTCTGGCGGCATACCGCAATGGCTGCTGTGTGGTGTATGATGAAAAGCATATATATACGTATATGGATAACAAGGAAACCGCACGAGCCTTTGCATTTTATCTATGTGATAAACCGCATGAATTACGTACCCCCGGCTGGCCGCTGGATTCCATATCCATTGACGCAAGGTCAATGAAATATTTTCATGATCTGGAAAAGGATGGGGATGATGTAAGCCGAGAAAACAGTGAACCAAAGGAGGATGCACAGCAGCTTCATGATTATGCTTTTCTTCGCAGCTTCTGTATCAAGGCGTTTCATTTACAGTAA
- a CDS encoding uracil permease — MKHFEEHVEDISLILDEEECSDTKQTDMILDVNDRPPLLQWLFLSFQHVFAMFGATILVPTLTGLSVSVALFASGVGTLIYTFVTKRRVPVYLGSSFAYISAVVIAIKAMGGRVDAAQTGLILVGLIYIAVALIVRVVGKDWIDKLLPPIVIGPMIAVIGLGLAANAVSNAQFIKDGDPRAMLVAIVTFLIAALISTKAKGFFKIIPFLIAILGGYLLSLCLGLVDFQAVIQADWFSIPEFILPFKVPGFQSYNLYFGPETLAILPVALVTISEHIGDHTVLGKICGRNFLKDPGLERTLMGDGIATAVSAFLGGPANTTYGENTGVIGMTKISSVYVTSGAAVIAILLSCVGKISAFISTIPACVLGGMSILLYGVIASNGLRVLVDNKIDFGKQRNLVIASAMLVIGLGGAILPIGGFMTLSGTALSALVGIVLNLILPKAS; from the coding sequence ATGAAGCATTTTGAAGAACATGTAGAGGATATTTCACTCATTTTGGATGAGGAGGAATGCTCGGATACAAAGCAAACAGATATGATACTGGATGTAAATGACAGACCGCCGCTTTTGCAATGGCTGTTTCTAAGCTTTCAGCATGTGTTTGCGATGTTTGGCGCAACCATTCTCGTACCGACGCTGACAGGACTTTCGGTTTCAGTAGCCTTATTTGCAAGCGGTGTTGGGACACTGATTTATACCTTTGTGACCAAACGCAGGGTACCGGTCTATCTGGGAAGCTCTTTTGCGTATATCAGTGCGGTTGTAATCGCCATAAAGGCAATGGGGGGCCGTGTGGATGCTGCGCAGACAGGACTGATACTGGTTGGACTGATTTATATCGCTGTGGCACTGATTGTGCGTGTAGTCGGTAAGGACTGGATTGATAAGCTGCTGCCGCCGATCGTTATTGGCCCGATGATTGCGGTGATTGGTCTGGGGCTTGCGGCTAATGCTGTCAGCAACGCACAATTTATCAAGGACGGGGATCCGCGTGCGATGCTGGTTGCCATCGTTACCTTTCTGATTGCGGCGCTGATTTCGACAAAGGCGAAGGGCTTTTTCAAAATCATACCGTTTCTGATTGCCATACTCGGTGGTTATCTTCTCTCATTATGTCTTGGTCTGGTGGATTTTCAGGCAGTTATTCAGGCCGACTGGTTTTCCATACCGGAATTTATCCTGCCGTTTAAGGTGCCGGGCTTTCAATCCTATAACCTGTATTTTGGCCCGGAAACACTGGCCATTCTTCCAGTCGCACTGGTTACGATTTCCGAGCATATCGGTGACCATACCGTGCTTGGGAAAATTTGCGGACGTAATTTCTTAAAGGATCCGGGTCTGGAGCGTACGCTGATGGGAGATGGTATCGCAACCGCGGTTTCCGCATTTCTCGGAGGGCCTGCCAATACGACCTATGGTGAGAATACGGGTGTCATCGGCATGACAAAAATCAGCAGTGTATATGTGACCAGCGGAGCTGCTGTGATTGCCATCCTGCTTTCCTGCGTTGGAAAAATATCTGCGTTTATTTCAACGATTCCAGCCTGTGTGCTGGGTGGTATGAGTATTCTATTATATGGTGTCATCGCCAGCAACGGACTGCGTGTTCTGGTAGATAACAAAATTGACTTCGGAAAGCAGCGCAATCTGGTCATTGCTTCTGCCATGCTGGTAATCGGTCTGGGTGGTGCAATCCTGCCGATTGGAGGCTTTATGACACTTTCCGGAACCGCGTTATCTGCACTTGTTGGAATCGTATTGAATCTGATTCTGCCAAAGGCATCCTGA
- the recG gene encoding ATP-dependent DNA helicase RecG yields MELKALRISEKKAEVLNSMQIEKAEDLLTCYPFRYENLEAKPRDTWEKEDKVIFEAVITTRARVIRFKGKQSVTRFKVTMEDEEFDISLFNRPWVSAFTVGKVITIIGKYDGGCRVTALQYNFKPMKEQLGIHPVYNVREGITQKELVRYIDKAWQALQDALSDVIPSPYLEKYRLIPRRQALYFIHHPVSMEAVKQSLRHLKYEEFLKFQLSMQAMKARDTSMVKGSAKQFLMEDVMDLKHSLNFSLTDDQNKVIEEILHDLASDKVMYRMVQGDVGCGKTMVAAFGLYACVLAHKQAVFLAPTEILAKQHMQNLKKLFADFDITVEVLYSSLKPAQKKDVLQRLKNNEIDILVGTHALFQDDVEYYDLGMVVADEQHRFGVAQRKRMLEKGEKVDFLLMSATPIPRTLAISLYGDMDVSTIQELPKGRCEVTTKLVSSRSMGPILEDVLEKIDEGDQCYVVCPAIEKNEDIDIRNATDIYEGMRTSLGRRYRIALLHGKMNAQQKDDVMERFLQKEIDILVSTTVIEVGVDVKYANIMVIYDAHRFGLSQIHQLRGRVGRGTRPGYCYLLSNTKDPDSLQRLKICEQTRDGFAIARADLQLRGPGDILGTRQSGVPGFILGDVIQDANILEVAREDAAEILTQLEAAGYEEIKKYVEQTVGSATYLD; encoded by the coding sequence ATGGAATTAAAAGCATTGCGAATATCAGAAAAAAAAGCAGAGGTTCTCAATAGCATGCAGATTGAAAAGGCAGAGGATCTGTTGACCTGTTATCCGTTTCGTTATGAGAATCTGGAAGCGAAGCCGCGGGATACCTGGGAAAAAGAGGATAAGGTTATTTTTGAAGCTGTCATAACAACAAGGGCACGTGTAATCCGCTTTAAGGGAAAGCAGAGTGTAACCCGCTTCAAGGTGACTATGGAGGATGAGGAATTTGATATTTCTCTATTTAACCGTCCGTGGGTTTCTGCTTTCACTGTGGGAAAAGTGATAACGATTATTGGTAAATACGATGGGGGCTGCCGTGTTACCGCTTTGCAGTATAATTTTAAGCCGATGAAGGAGCAACTGGGAATCCATCCGGTATATAATGTTCGTGAGGGTATTACGCAAAAGGAGCTTGTCCGCTATATTGATAAGGCATGGCAGGCTTTGCAGGATGCTCTGTCGGATGTGATTCCCAGTCCATATCTGGAGAAATATCGTCTGATTCCCCGCAGACAGGCATTATACTTTATTCATCATCCCGTCAGTATGGAGGCGGTGAAGCAGAGTCTGCGGCATCTGAAATATGAGGAATTTTTAAAATTCCAGCTGAGCATGCAGGCGATGAAAGCCCGGGATACCTCCATGGTGAAGGGAAGTGCCAAGCAGTTTCTGATGGAGGATGTTATGGATTTGAAGCATTCGCTGAATTTCTCCTTGACGGATGATCAGAATAAGGTGATTGAGGAAATCCTGCATGATTTAGCGAGTGATAAGGTGATGTATCGTATGGTACAGGGAGATGTCGGCTGCGGAAAAACAATGGTGGCTGCCTTTGGACTGTATGCCTGCGTACTTGCACATAAGCAAGCGGTATTTTTGGCACCTACGGAGATTCTGGCAAAGCAGCATATGCAAAATCTAAAAAAGCTGTTTGCGGATTTTGATATCACTGTGGAGGTGCTGTATTCCAGTTTAAAGCCGGCACAGAAAAAGGATGTGCTCCAGCGGCTGAAAAATAATGAAATTGATATACTTGTCGGTACGCATGCCCTGTTTCAGGATGATGTGGAGTATTATGATTTAGGAATGGTAGTAGCGGATGAGCAGCACCGCTTTGGAGTTGCACAGCGTAAGCGAATGCTGGAAAAGGGAGAAAAGGTTGATTTCCTACTGATGAGTGCGACACCGATTCCCCGGACACTGGCGATTTCGTTGTATGGGGATATGGATGTTTCCACAATACAGGAGCTCCCTAAGGGGCGTTGTGAGGTAACGACAAAGCTGGTTTCCAGCCGTTCCATGGGGCCGATTCTGGAGGATGTACTGGAAAAAATAGATGAGGGAGATCAGTGCTATGTGGTCTGTCCTGCCATCGAAAAAAATGAGGATATAGATATTCGCAACGCCACAGATATATATGAAGGAATGCGTACTTCTTTAGGGCGGCGGTACCGTATCGCCCTGTTACACGGGAAAATGAATGCACAGCAAAAGGATGATGTCATGGAACGTTTCCTTCAAAAGGAAATCGACATTCTCGTATCCACAACGGTGATTGAGGTCGGGGTGGATGTAAAGTATGCCAATATCATGGTGATTTATGATGCGCATCGTTTCGGCCTGTCGCAGATTCATCAGCTACGAGGACGGGTCGGCAGAGGAACACGGCCGGGGTATTGTTATCTGTTAAGCAATACGAAGGATCCGGATTCCCTGCAGCGGTTGAAAATCTGTGAACAGACAAGAGACGGCTTTGCGATTGCCCGGGCAGATTTGCAGCTACGTGGGCCAGGAGACATCCTTGGTACCAGACAGAGTGGTGTTCCCGGCTTTATTCTGGGCGATGTGATTCAGGATGCCAATATTCTGGAGGTGGCGCGTGAGGATGCTGCTGAAATTCTTACGCAGCTGGAGGCTGCAGGCTATGAAGAAATAAAAAAGTATGTGGAGCAGACAGTTGGGAGTGCCACATATCTGGATTAG
- a CDS encoding radical SAM protein — protein sequence MRLKRIYIEITNTCNLSCSFCIQNQRAPRRMNAQEFRHVIQEIRPFTKYVYLHVLGEPLSHPNLKEFLNICEEFDLYVNLTTNGTLLKQARDVLINSRLRQVNVSLHSFPEHEQPQYLEHVFAVCEELAQKGIHISYRLWSVQNGRLSKESAYLLQVLTRRYQIAHPQEFERRMRLDLQEYLHLHLESVFTWPSLAHPYVSDTGRCLGMKQMCAILSDGTVVPCCLDSGGTAALGNIFTQPFSSILHGERAMRIQKGFDSHKVVEELCQHCSYRLRFSK from the coding sequence ATGCGACTGAAACGAATCTACATAGAAATAACGAATACCTGTAATTTGTCCTGCAGCTTCTGCATTCAAAATCAAAGAGCACCCCGTAGAATGAATGCCCAGGAATTTCGTCATGTCATTCAGGAAATCAGACCCTTTACAAAGTATGTTTATCTTCATGTGCTGGGAGAGCCACTGTCTCATCCCAATCTGAAGGAATTTCTGAATATTTGTGAGGAGTTTGACCTGTATGTGAATCTGACAACCAATGGCACGCTTTTAAAGCAGGCAAGAGATGTTTTGATTAACAGCAGGCTGCGTCAGGTCAATGTATCCCTACACAGCTTTCCCGAGCATGAGCAGCCGCAGTATCTGGAGCATGTATTTGCTGTGTGTGAGGAGCTGGCACAAAAGGGGATACATATCAGCTATCGTTTGTGGAGCGTACAAAACGGCCGCTTATCCAAAGAGAGCGCATATCTGTTACAGGTACTTACTAGGCGGTATCAGATTGCACACCCGCAGGAATTTGAACGGCGTATGCGCCTGGATTTGCAGGAGTATTTGCACCTGCATCTGGAATCGGTATTCACATGGCCCTCTCTTGCACATCCGTATGTTTCCGATACCGGCCGTTGTCTTGGAATGAAACAGATGTGTGCTATTCTGAGCGATGGCACCGTGGTACCCTGCTGTCTGGATTCCGGTGGTACTGCTGCTTTGGGAAATATCTTTACACAGCCCTTCTCCTCAATTTTGCATGGAGAGCGTGCCATGCGGATACAGAAAGGGTTTGACAGTCACAAGGTCGTGGAAGAGCTGTGTCAGCATTGCAGCTACCGGCTGCGTTTTTCAAAATAG
- the rnc gene encoding ribonuclease III translates to MDTIFEWLKDRNIAYSDKTLITQALVHSSYVNEHKSYAHDNERLEFMGDAVLQLWTTKKLFLLEPELSEGQMTTLRAQLVCEEALAEYNRQLGLGKYLMLGVGEEKTGGRQRDSILADMFEALLGAVFLDQGMAAIDIILSAVVTPAISRPKSEKVIDYKTKLQEYIQSDSRKTVHYETVNVSGPSNKPEFEVIVMLDDINLGRGKGFSKKRAEQMAAKDAFEKMVK, encoded by the coding sequence ATGGATACAATATTTGAATGGTTAAAGGATAGGAATATCGCCTATTCTGATAAAACACTGATTACACAGGCACTGGTGCATTCCTCTTATGTGAATGAACATAAGTCTTATGCGCATGATAATGAGCGTCTGGAATTTATGGGAGATGCTGTGCTGCAGCTGTGGACGACAAAGAAGCTGTTTCTGCTGGAGCCGGAGCTGAGTGAAGGACAAATGACGACACTGCGTGCGCAGCTGGTTTGTGAGGAGGCACTGGCGGAGTATAACCGTCAGCTTGGACTGGGAAAATATCTGATGCTTGGTGTCGGTGAAGAAAAAACCGGCGGAAGACAGCGGGATTCCATCCTTGCCGATATGTTTGAGGCACTGCTCGGTGCTGTATTTCTGGATCAGGGTATGGCTGCAATCGACATTATTCTGTCAGCTGTGGTAACACCTGCCATCAGCCGTCCGAAAAGTGAAAAGGTGATTGATTATAAGACAAAGCTGCAGGAATACATACAATCGGATTCCCGTAAAACGGTACATTATGAAACCGTCAATGTTTCCGGGCCGAGCAATAAGCCGGAGTTCGAGGTTATCGTTATGCTGGATGATATCAATCTGGGACGTGGAAAGGGCTTCTCCAAGAAGCGTGCAGAGCAGATGGCAGCCAAGGATGCCTTTGAAAAAATGGTAAAGTAA
- a CDS encoding 6-phospho-beta-glucosidase (catalyzes the fromation of N-acetyl-D-glucosamine and N-acetyl-D-glucosamine-6-phosphate from diacetylchitobiose-6-phosphate) produces the protein MKKDRVKIVTIGGGSSYTPELVEGFIRRYDELPVSELWLVDIEEGREKLEIVGALAQRMVKKAGLPMKVILSYDRKEALKDADFVTTQMRIGRLPARVLDERIPLSHGMIGQETNGAGGMFKAFRTIPVILDIVKDMQQLCPNAWMINFTNPAGMVTEAVLRYTNFKKVIGLCNVPVNMVAGIANILGVEENRVTMQLQGVNHHIFATDVFLDGISVMDEVVERYANVKPEDVLAMKNFISLPYSPAFIRGLHAIPCPYHNYYFFTKEQLEEEQEQFAQGKVRAEVVSHVEEELFELYKDEHLDVKPKQLEMRGGAKYSDAACNLIASIYTDKRDIQYVDVQNNGCISNLPDESAVEVACMITADGPKPLATGEMKPTISGTIHNIKAFERMVVEAAVTGNRDLAVTALNMNPLCPSDKLANIVVDELIEAHKEYLPQFTGK, from the coding sequence ATGAAAAAAGATCGTGTAAAAATCGTGACGATAGGAGGCGGCTCCTCTTATACGCCCGAGCTTGTTGAAGGATTTATTCGACGTTACGACGAACTTCCAGTCAGTGAATTATGGCTGGTCGATATCGAAGAAGGACGAGAAAAGCTGGAAATCGTCGGTGCTCTTGCTCAGCGCATGGTAAAGAAGGCGGGATTACCGATGAAGGTGATTCTTTCCTATGATCGAAAAGAAGCATTGAAGGATGCGGATTTCGTAACGACACAGATGCGGATCGGACGCCTGCCTGCCCGTGTTCTGGATGAACGGATTCCGTTGTCCCATGGGATGATTGGACAGGAAACCAATGGTGCCGGAGGGATGTTTAAGGCATTCCGTACCATTCCTGTCATTCTGGATATCGTTAAGGATATGCAACAGCTTTGTCCGAATGCATGGATGATCAACTTCACAAATCCGGCAGGTATGGTAACCGAGGCTGTACTTCGCTATACAAATTTCAAAAAGGTCATTGGTCTGTGCAATGTTCCTGTGAATATGGTTGCCGGTATTGCCAATATTCTCGGAGTGGAGGAAAACCGGGTTACCATGCAGCTGCAGGGCGTCAACCATCATATCTTTGCGACGGATGTTTTCCTGGACGGTATAAGCGTCATGGATGAGGTTGTGGAGCGCTATGCAAATGTAAAACCAGAGGATGTGCTGGCGATGAAGAATTTCATATCCCTGCCGTATTCTCCTGCCTTTATCCGTGGCCTGCATGCTATTCCATGCCCGTATCATAATTATTACTTCTTCACCAAGGAACAGCTGGAGGAAGAACAGGAGCAGTTTGCGCAAGGTAAGGTGCGTGCGGAGGTCGTTTCGCATGTGGAAGAAGAATTATTTGAGCTGTATAAGGACGAGCATCTGGATGTTAAGCCGAAACAGCTGGAAATGCGCGGGGGCGCAAAATACAGTGATGCAGCGTGCAATCTGATTGCATCTATTTATACGGATAAACGCGATATTCAGTACGTGGATGTGCAGAATAACGGCTGTATCAGCAATCTGCCGGATGAAAGTGCCGTCGAGGTTGCGTGCATGATTACGGCCGACGGGCCAAAGCCGTTGGCTACCGGAGAGATGAAGCCTACAATTTCCGGAACCATTCATAATATCAAGGCATTTGAGCGGATGGTTGTAGAGGCTGCGGTTACGGGAAACCGTGATTTGGCAGTTACGGCTTTGAATATGAATCCTCTGTGTCCGAGTGATAAGCTGGCAAATATCGTAGTGGATGAACTGATTGAGGCACACAAGGAATATCTGCCGCAGTTTACAGGGAAGTAG
- the ftsZ gene encoding cell division protein FtsZ translates to MSDLQFEQVANIKVFGIGGGGCNAVNRMVSEGVKGVEFYVANTDLQALNISPVENKIVLGREVTKGLGAGANPEMGRRAAQENENEIREAIKGSDMVFITTGLGGGTGTGAAPMFAKIAKEEGALTVGIVTKPFTFEGKKRMKSAEDGLAELKQYVDSLIIVSNNNLIEVIGRRPLTEAFQAADNVLRQGVQTITDLIAVPALINLDFADVRTIMENQGSALIGIGMAEGEDKARAAAEKAIQSPLLEAQITGASNAIVNITGGESITLFDAEDAMALVREAAGNDIDAIFGVAINEKLGDSIIVTVIATGFDKEEEEEEEIPAATVFTQPVTRPSARVQTEEKPRYQELEEDDREGIPSFFSRR, encoded by the coding sequence ATGAGCGATTTACAGTTTGAACAGGTAGCAAATATTAAAGTGTTTGGTATTGGCGGGGGAGGCTGCAACGCCGTGAACCGCATGGTTTCCGAAGGCGTTAAGGGTGTGGAATTCTATGTAGCGAACACCGATCTTCAGGCACTCAATATTTCTCCAGTTGAAAATAAAATTGTCCTGGGACGGGAAGTGACCAAGGGACTTGGTGCCGGTGCAAATCCGGAAATGGGCAGACGTGCTGCACAGGAAAATGAAAACGAAATCCGGGAAGCTATCAAGGGAAGCGATATGGTATTTATCACTACCGGACTGGGTGGAGGTACCGGAACCGGTGCTGCTCCGATGTTTGCGAAAATTGCAAAGGAGGAGGGTGCGTTAACGGTAGGTATCGTGACCAAGCCGTTTACCTTTGAAGGAAAGAAAAGAATGAAATCAGCCGAGGACGGTCTTGCGGAGCTGAAGCAATATGTGGATTCCTTGATTATTGTATCCAATAACAATCTGATTGAGGTCATTGGGCGGCGTCCGTTGACAGAGGCCTTCCAGGCTGCGGATAATGTACTGCGTCAGGGTGTTCAGACGATCACTGATCTCATCGCTGTACCTGCACTGATCAATCTGGACTTTGCCGATGTGCGAACCATCATGGAAAACCAGGGATCTGCCCTGATTGGAATCGGTATGGCGGAAGGTGAAGACAAGGCTCGCGCTGCGGCTGAAAAGGCTATTCAGTCACCTTTACTGGAAGCACAGATTACCGGAGCAAGCAATGCCATCGTCAACATTACCGGTGGGGAATCCATTACGCTGTTTGATGCCGAGGATGCGATGGCGCTGGTTCGTGAAGCTGCAGGCAATGATATTGATGCGATTTTTGGTGTGGCAATCAATGAAAAGCTTGGAGATTCCATCATCGTAACCGTGATTGCGACCGGTTTTGACAAGGAAGAGGAAGAAGAGGAAGAAATTCCGGCTGCGACTGTGTTTACACAGCCTGTAACCCGGCCGAGTGCCAGAGTGCAGACCGAGGAAAAGCCGCGGTATCAGGAGCTGGAAGAAGATGACCGTGAAGGCATTCCATCCTTTTTCTCCCGTCGTTAA